The Streptomyces griseiscabiei genomic sequence GGACGACCTCCGCAGATGCGGCAGCGCGGCCCGGCTGGTGCGGACCATGCCGAGGACGTTGACGTCGAGGACGCGATGCCACTGCAGGTCGGGGTTGTCCTCGACGGTGCCCTGGGCGCCGATGCCCGCGTTGTTGACGAGGATGTCGAGGCCGCCGAGCCGCTGGGCGGCCTCCGCGACGGCGGCCCGTACGGAGGCGTCGTCGGAGACATCGGCCTCGATGCCGAGCAGGGGGGCCGTGGCGCCGGAGGGGTCCACGTCGAGGACGGCCACGGCGGCGCCCCGGGCGGCGAGCAGCCGGGCGGTGGCGAGGCCGATGCCGGACGCGCCTCCGGTGACGATCGCCTTGAGACCCGACAGTTCACCCGTGCCCGTGTCTGTCCGCCCGGTCATGCGACGTCCTCCCGTCCGGCGAGGTCGGCGGCCCAGAACGCACCGTCCGGGTAACGGTATTCGGCGAGCGACCCGGGGTGCATGGTCGCGGAGAAGCCGGGGGTCAGGGGGGCGGTGTAGTGGCCCTCGCGCATCACCACGGGGTCGGTGAAGTGCTCGTGGAGGTGGTCGACGTACTCGATGACCCGGTCGTCGGTGGTGCCGGAGAGGGCCAGGTAGTCGAACATCGACAGATGCTGGACGAGTTCGCACAGGCCGACGCCACCGGCGTGCGGGCAGACGGGCACGCCGAACTTCGCGGCGAGCAGCAGGATCGCCAGGTTCTCGTTGACCCCGCCGACCCGGGCCGCGTCGATCTGGAGGACGTCGAGGGCCTCGGCCTGGAGGAGCTGCTTGAAGACGATGCGGTTCTGGACGTGCTCGCCGGTGGCCACCTTCACGGGGGCGACGCCCCGGCGGACGGCGGCGTGGCCGAGGACGTCGTCGGGGCTGGTGGGCTCCTCGATCCAGTACGGGTCGAAGTCGGCGAGGGCGCGGGTCCACTCGATCGCCTCGTCGATGTTCCAGCGCTGGTTGGCGTCGATGGCGATGCGTACGCCGTCGCCGACGGCGGCGCGGGCGGTGCGCATCCGGCGTACGTCGTCGGCGAGGTCGGCACCGACCTTCAGTTTGATCTGGGTGAAGCCGTCGGCGACGGCCTGCTTGGCGAGC encodes the following:
- a CDS encoding SDR family NAD(P)-dependent oxidoreductase — translated: MTGRTDTGTGELSGLKAIVTGGASGIGLATARLLAARGAAVAVLDVDPSGATAPLLGIEADVSDDASVRAAVAEAAQRLGGLDILVNNAGIGAQGTVEDNPDLQWHRVLDVNVLGMVRTSRAALPHLRRSSHAAIVNTCSIAATAGLPQRALYSASKGAVLSLTLAMAADHVREGVRVNCVNPGTADTPWVGRLLDAADDPEAERAALNARQPLGRLVTADEVAAAIVYLASPAAASVTGTALAVDGGMQGLRLRPATS
- a CDS encoding L-fuconate dehydratase — translated: MTASPARITAVDTYDIRFPTSRELDGSDAMNPDPDYSAAYVVLRTDAGDGHEGHGFTFTIGRGNDVQVAAIGALRPHLVGRSVEELCADPGSVNRDLIGDSQLRWLGPEKGVMHMAIGAVVNAVWDLAAKRAGQPLWRLLAHAEPEWLVSQVDFRYIADALTPEEALDLLRRGRTGLADRESALLERGYPGYTTSPGWLGYSDEKLTRLAKQAVADGFTQIKLKVGADLADDVRRMRTARAAVGDGVRIAIDANQRWNIDEAIEWTRALADFDPYWIEEPTSPDDVLGHAAVRRGVAPVKVATGEHVQNRIVFKQLLQAEALDVLQIDAARVGGVNENLAILLLAAKFGVPVCPHAGGVGLCELVQHLSMFDYLALSGTTDDRVIEYVDHLHEHFTDPVVMREGHYTAPLTPGFSATMHPGSLAEYRYPDGAFWAADLAGREDVA